The proteins below are encoded in one region of Marinobacter sp. F4206:
- a CDS encoding thiamine pyrophosphate-binding protein, which produces MLECGDLILRYLERLGVDCVFGVPGGSIEPFYNALARSERRGGIRSVTARHETGAAFMADGYARESGRLGVCCATAGPGATNLITGVAAAYADNIPMLVISAQTSLDRFGQGALQESSCTSVNTIDMFASCTRYNTLVSHPEQLVPKLLHAIGHALGHQPGPVHLSIPLDVMRHALPDDAIHTSLNAFVANEVMPGPGYLQKVAGDLKDVSRATIVLGEDAASAVAQLTRLAEIKGWQLVTTPRAKGIIDSFHPLYRGVFGFAGHRSASEALKPHNAERIIVVGAALDEVSTAGWDPEGILSGRLIHIARNPDHLTRATMAREAILGEPRLVVEQLLGELAQDSRNSSSTQLTANDGLPAIIDERFREGCYATSGPVKPQALITYLSRACPDTTRALFDSGNSFLWGIHHWNVRRTETLPPEKNLFHIGIGFAPMGWAIGASVGVAMAAEGAPVLCITGDGSYLMSGQELTTAAQEGLNVLMVVLNDSSLGMVRHGQALGGAEPIANSLPTVNFAKLAEALGVKSHRIASMEELYALDLTAIFDRSGPCLLDVLIDADEVPPMGARMKVLTGTE; this is translated from the coding sequence ATGCTTGAGTGTGGTGATCTAATTCTGCGATACCTGGAGCGCCTCGGGGTTGACTGCGTTTTTGGGGTGCCGGGTGGCAGCATTGAGCCTTTTTACAATGCCCTGGCCCGAAGTGAGCGTCGGGGAGGGATTCGGTCCGTAACCGCACGCCATGAAACCGGCGCCGCGTTTATGGCCGACGGTTACGCCCGGGAATCCGGACGGCTTGGAGTGTGTTGCGCCACGGCAGGGCCGGGTGCAACCAATCTGATCACGGGTGTGGCCGCAGCCTACGCCGACAACATTCCAATGCTGGTTATATCCGCGCAGACCTCGCTGGACCGTTTTGGTCAGGGCGCCTTGCAGGAATCTTCCTGCACCAGCGTCAACACGATTGACATGTTCGCCAGCTGCACCCGTTACAACACACTGGTGTCGCATCCTGAACAGTTAGTACCGAAGCTGCTTCACGCCATAGGTCATGCCCTGGGTCATCAACCCGGGCCCGTCCATCTTTCGATTCCCCTGGACGTCATGCGCCACGCCTTACCAGATGATGCCATCCATACCAGCCTGAATGCCTTTGTGGCCAATGAGGTTATGCCGGGCCCCGGGTACCTGCAAAAAGTGGCCGGAGATCTGAAGGACGTGAGCCGAGCCACCATTGTTCTGGGTGAGGATGCGGCCTCCGCCGTCGCTCAGCTGACAAGGCTTGCCGAGATCAAAGGCTGGCAGTTGGTAACCACGCCCCGGGCAAAGGGGATCATTGACAGTTTTCATCCGTTGTATCGAGGTGTCTTCGGCTTTGCCGGGCACCGCAGTGCGTCGGAAGCACTGAAACCCCACAATGCCGAAAGGATAATTGTCGTGGGCGCTGCCCTGGACGAAGTGTCAACGGCAGGCTGGGATCCCGAGGGAATCCTGTCCGGGCGGTTGATCCATATCGCCAGAAATCCCGACCACCTCACCCGGGCGACCATGGCTCGCGAGGCCATTCTCGGTGAACCCCGGTTGGTGGTTGAGCAGCTTCTGGGCGAGCTTGCGCAGGACTCCCGCAATTCGAGTTCGACTCAGTTGACCGCCAATGACGGGCTGCCGGCGATAATTGACGAGCGGTTTCGTGAGGGTTGTTATGCCACCTCCGGGCCAGTCAAACCACAAGCCTTGATCACCTACCTTAGCCGGGCCTGCCCGGACACGACTCGCGCTCTTTTTGACAGTGGTAACAGCTTCCTGTGGGGAATCCATCACTGGAACGTGCGGCGGACAGAGACATTGCCTCCGGAAAAGAACCTGTTTCACATCGGGATTGGATTTGCCCCGATGGGGTGGGCGATTGGCGCGTCGGTCGGGGTCGCCATGGCTGCGGAGGGGGCTCCGGTCCTGTGCATCACGGGCGATGGCAGTTACCTGATGTCCGGGCAGGAGCTGACCACCGCTGCACAGGAAGGTCTGAACGTGCTGATGGTGGTGCTTAATGATTCGTCGTTGGGCATGGTTCGTCATGGCCAGGCCCTCGGGGGCGCAGAACCAATTGCCAATAGCCTCCCCACTGTGAATTTTGCAAAGTTGGCGGAAGCATTGGGCGTTAAATCACACAGGATTGCGAGCATGGAGGAGCTCTATGCCCTCGACCTGACCGCAATTTTTGACCGCTCGGGCCCTTGTCTGCTTGATGTATTGATTGATGCCGACGAGGTGCCCCCCATGGGCGCTCGAATGAAAGTACTCACCGGAACCGAATAG
- a CDS encoding citryl-CoA lyase, whose translation MATEYQYHSNIWFEEPELENPFAAKACYCSGYDVYGEVVQKAGWFEYLLLMFKGERPGANEAQLLEKLAMVLANPGPREASVRAAMNAGVAGTNHSSALMAALAVGAGQYGGSQEVSVCIELWRECRFDFDAWCAKLLNPSDDERADIWLPMEHAPGFDPNGDVTPTPILQSLELLAGLAPANGALAWLKANRQALEQHVGYPLAMSGLASAALIDLGMDADQGSMLYLMLRLPGAATHAVEQKHMGWKKFPYYGPAIELDESASEAGRDQEATPK comes from the coding sequence ATGGCAACAGAGTACCAGTACCATTCGAATATCTGGTTCGAGGAGCCGGAACTTGAGAATCCGTTCGCCGCAAAGGCCTGCTACTGCAGCGGATATGATGTCTATGGCGAGGTGGTTCAGAAGGCCGGTTGGTTTGAGTATCTACTGCTCATGTTCAAGGGAGAGCGCCCCGGCGCGAATGAAGCGCAACTGCTTGAGAAACTGGCAATGGTGCTGGCTAACCCAGGCCCCCGGGAAGCCAGCGTTCGGGCAGCGATGAACGCGGGTGTCGCCGGTACCAATCACAGTTCAGCGTTAATGGCCGCCCTGGCGGTCGGCGCGGGCCAGTACGGTGGTTCCCAGGAAGTGTCGGTGTGCATTGAGCTATGGCGGGAGTGCCGTTTCGACTTTGATGCCTGGTGCGCCAAGCTACTGAACCCGAGTGATGATGAGCGTGCCGACATCTGGTTACCCATGGAGCATGCTCCGGGCTTTGACCCGAACGGGGACGTAACCCCGACGCCTATCCTGCAATCCTTGGAGCTGCTTGCCGGGCTGGCACCTGCCAACGGCGCGCTCGCCTGGTTGAAAGCCAATCGGCAGGCCCTCGAGCAGCACGTCGGCTATCCTCTGGCGATGAGCGGCCTGGCGTCGGCTGCGCTGATTGATTTGGGGATGGATGCCGATCAGGGCAGCATGTTGTACCTGATGCTCAGGCTCCCGGGAGCGGCAACGCACGCTGTGGAGCAAAAGCACATGGGGTGGAAGAAATTTCCGTATTACGGCCCTGCGATTGAGCTTGATGAGAGCGCGTCCGAGGCTGGGCGTGATCAGGAGGCGACGCCGAAATGA
- a CDS encoding bifunctional diguanylate cyclase/phosphodiesterase, whose protein sequence is MNDRLRVLLVEDSEDDALLLLRALKKGGIEPYYRMVDSESAMETALMNADWDIVITDHSLPGFTSFRVLELTRQFAADLPVIIVSGLIGEDVAVSAMKAGAQDYIMKGNLARLIPAIHREMREVTVRLAKKRAESTLQHMAYHDSLTDLVNRREFERQLVQALHDSRKSVRDCVLLYLDLDQFKIINDTCGHMAGDELLKQLAKVLSQKLRANDTLARLGGDEFGVLLRGCDAMDARKVAESLCEEVREYRFVWDDKPFAVSLSVGMVIMSGQYKTAGELLSHADLACYAAKDRGRNNVQVYESSDKDMRQRQRDMQWMSRLQEALQTNNFFLYHQEMIPLQEASADGFRTEFLVRLRQGNEIIPPGAFIPAAERFGLMPRIDRRVIELAFAYLDRTGLGRETSGTFFINLSGGSLSDGELFNYIRDKVQEYSILPRRVCFEITETSAIANLSDTIGFIERARSDGFKFALDDFGSGMSSFSYLKALPIDYLKVDGGFIRNLLADPIDMGIVDACNRIGHAAGLKTIAEFVETDEVKECLRKLGLDYAQGYGIAKPAPLDH, encoded by the coding sequence ATGAATGACCGCCTGCGGGTGTTGCTGGTTGAAGACTCGGAGGATGACGCCCTTCTACTGCTGCGTGCCCTCAAAAAGGGTGGCATTGAGCCGTATTACAGAATGGTGGACAGCGAGAGCGCGATGGAGACCGCGCTCATGAATGCAGACTGGGACATTGTCATTACGGATCACAGTCTTCCCGGATTCACCTCTTTCCGGGTACTCGAACTGACGCGTCAATTTGCCGCGGACCTGCCGGTCATCATCGTATCCGGCCTGATTGGCGAGGATGTCGCGGTAAGCGCCATGAAAGCGGGCGCGCAGGATTACATCATGAAGGGTAATCTGGCCCGGCTGATACCGGCGATCCACCGTGAAATGCGGGAAGTGACCGTTCGGCTTGCCAAGAAAAGGGCGGAATCGACACTTCAGCACATGGCCTACCACGACAGCCTCACCGACCTGGTGAACCGGCGCGAGTTCGAGCGTCAGCTGGTGCAGGCTCTCCACGATTCCCGGAAGTCGGTTCGCGACTGCGTCCTGCTCTACCTCGACCTTGATCAGTTCAAGATTATCAACGATACCTGTGGCCACATGGCCGGCGATGAGTTGTTGAAACAGCTGGCAAAGGTTCTGAGCCAGAAACTGCGGGCCAACGACACCCTCGCTCGTCTGGGGGGCGATGAGTTCGGGGTACTACTCCGTGGCTGTGATGCCATGGACGCTCGTAAAGTTGCTGAATCACTGTGCGAGGAGGTCCGGGAATACCGGTTTGTCTGGGACGACAAGCCGTTCGCTGTCTCGCTGAGCGTGGGCATGGTCATCATGAGTGGCCAGTACAAAACCGCGGGCGAATTGCTCAGTCACGCAGACCTGGCGTGCTATGCCGCCAAGGACCGCGGGCGCAACAACGTCCAGGTCTATGAATCCAGCGACAAAGACATGCGCCAGCGTCAGCGGGATATGCAATGGATGAGCCGCCTGCAAGAGGCGCTGCAAACCAACAATTTCTTCCTGTATCACCAGGAGATGATCCCTCTTCAGGAGGCCAGCGCCGACGGCTTCCGCACCGAATTTCTTGTTCGCCTGCGCCAGGGTAACGAGATCATTCCTCCAGGTGCCTTTATTCCGGCTGCGGAACGTTTCGGCCTGATGCCGAGAATTGATCGCCGGGTCATCGAACTGGCGTTTGCCTATCTGGATCGAACGGGGCTTGGGCGGGAAACCAGCGGCACCTTTTTTATCAACCTGTCGGGTGGGTCGCTGAGTGATGGTGAGCTTTTCAATTACATCCGCGATAAGGTTCAGGAGTATTCCATCCTGCCACGCCGGGTGTGCTTTGAAATCACCGAGACCTCTGCCATAGCGAACCTTAGCGACACGATCGGCTTCATCGAGCGGGCCCGCAGTGATGGCTTCAAGTTCGCACTGGACGATTTTGGCTCGGGAATGAGCTCCTTCTCCTATCTGAAAGCCCTGCCCATAGACTACTTGAAGGTGGATGGCGGGTTTATCCGAAACCTGCTTGCCGACCCGATTGATATGGGGATAGTCGATGCCTGCAATCGCATCGGACATGCGGCTGGCCTGAAAACCATAGCCGAGTTCGTTGAGACGGACGAAGTGAAAGAGTGTCTGCGGAAGCTCGGCCTCGATTACGCCCAGGGATATGGGATAGCCAAACCTGCTCCCCTGGACCACTAA
- a CDS encoding response regulator, with protein sequence MDDYAILVVEDNPDDQILTMRALRSASRTNPIIMLEDGQEALDFLFGTDTCERSEQVESVGVVLLDFKLPRVSGLDVLRRIRSSPTTDWLPVVMVTSSDEPQELREAYRLGANSFVTKQIDYSKFSEQMSLLARYWLTVNKLPVMGASRSFQKGGAGE encoded by the coding sequence ATGGATGACTATGCAATTCTGGTTGTGGAGGACAATCCGGATGATCAGATCCTCACGATGCGCGCACTCAGGAGTGCCAGCAGGACCAATCCCATCATCATGCTGGAAGACGGACAGGAAGCACTGGATTTCCTGTTTGGAACCGACACCTGTGAACGCTCTGAGCAGGTTGAGTCCGTAGGTGTTGTGTTGCTGGACTTCAAGCTGCCAAGAGTCAGCGGCCTTGACGTGTTGCGTCGTATCCGCTCATCGCCCACGACCGACTGGCTCCCGGTCGTTATGGTTACCTCTTCGGATGAGCCGCAGGAACTGCGTGAAGCCTACAGGCTGGGCGCCAACAGTTTTGTAACCAAGCAGATCGACTACAGTAAGTTCAGCGAGCAAATGAGCCTGCTGGCCCGATACTGGTTAACCGTGAACAAGCTTCCCGTGATGGGGGCATCCCGATCGTTCCAAAAAGGTGGTGCTGGTGAATGA
- a CDS encoding ATP-binding protein, with protein sequence MMERLRWQYWPLKTKLLLLTLSISTLGILLVCTSLVVVENENYQEQLESELHVITDILTEQSAAALLFEDDQQLNTIISSLRQIGTIEQVCVFNVSGEVVSELNSSGGAGCPDLGGAPQVGFVGDFYRLLEPVTLDGDTVGHFYLMSRLEVLREHIRAFIVVTFSIGIVIQMALAWVALRLQRLVSEPIFELSNAAQRIAREHDYSIRVPVYGKDELGHLGIAFNEMIGTIQQQNLRILESRDELERTVADRTSELSLANRELEAFSFSVSHDLRQPLRAIEGFGQALEEDCGDQLNETGRDYLSRIRTATVRMGGLIDGLLVLSRVSRQAMEIKQLDLSVMLEEIVDELRETTDSLPTHVQIQRGIRVVGDERMLRVAFQNLLENAWKYTSKNDQRRIDVTACEAPDSITVAIQDNGVGFDMKYVEKLFVAFNRLHTPSQFIGTGLGLATVDRVVRRHFGEVYADSSVDRGACFYVKFPSSMQK encoded by the coding sequence ATGATGGAACGCTTGCGCTGGCAGTACTGGCCATTGAAGACCAAGCTGCTCCTGCTCACCCTGTCGATCAGTACTCTTGGAATTCTGCTGGTGTGCACCAGCCTCGTGGTGGTGGAAAACGAAAACTATCAGGAGCAACTCGAATCCGAACTGCACGTCATAACTGACATTCTGACCGAGCAATCTGCAGCTGCGCTGCTCTTCGAGGACGACCAGCAACTCAACACCATTATTTCGAGCCTGCGCCAGATTGGAACCATCGAGCAGGTATGCGTGTTCAACGTCTCGGGAGAGGTGGTGAGTGAACTCAATAGCTCGGGGGGCGCCGGTTGTCCCGACCTTGGTGGGGCGCCACAGGTTGGTTTTGTCGGAGACTTTTATCGCCTTCTTGAGCCGGTAACGCTGGATGGCGACACCGTCGGTCATTTCTATTTGATGTCGCGGCTTGAGGTATTGCGTGAACATATCCGGGCGTTCATCGTCGTAACCTTCAGCATCGGTATAGTGATTCAGATGGCGCTGGCGTGGGTCGCGTTGCGTTTGCAGCGCCTGGTATCCGAGCCGATCTTCGAGCTGTCCAATGCCGCCCAGCGGATTGCCCGGGAACATGACTACTCGATTCGGGTACCGGTCTATGGCAAAGACGAACTCGGGCATCTGGGTATTGCCTTCAACGAGATGATCGGAACCATCCAGCAACAGAACCTGAGAATTCTGGAGAGTCGTGACGAGTTGGAGAGAACCGTTGCTGACCGGACGTCTGAACTGAGTCTGGCCAACAGAGAGCTGGAAGCATTCAGTTTCTCGGTCTCGCACGATCTGCGGCAGCCGCTGCGGGCGATTGAGGGTTTTGGCCAGGCGCTTGAAGAGGACTGCGGTGACCAGCTAAACGAAACCGGTAGAGACTACCTGTCCAGGATCCGAACGGCGACGGTACGAATGGGTGGGCTGATTGACGGGCTTCTGGTGTTGTCCCGCGTAAGCCGTCAGGCGATGGAGATCAAGCAGCTTGACCTCAGCGTGATGCTTGAGGAAATCGTGGATGAACTCAGGGAGACCACCGATTCGCTCCCCACTCACGTGCAGATACAGCGGGGTATCCGGGTCGTCGGGGATGAGCGGATGCTTCGGGTGGCCTTTCAGAACCTGCTCGAAAATGCCTGGAAGTACACGTCCAAGAACGATCAGCGCCGGATTGATGTGACGGCCTGTGAAGCTCCCGACAGTATTACCGTTGCAATTCAGGACAATGGTGTCGGCTTCGACATGAAATACGTGGAGAAGTTGTTTGTCGCTTTCAACCGTTTGCACACTCCCTCGCAATTCATTGGCACCGGGCTGGGTCTGGCCACTGTTGACCGGGTTGTGAGACGGCATTTCGGCGAAGTGTACGCTGACTCGTCAGTCGACAGGGGGGCCTGCTTCTATGTAAAGTTCCCGTCCTCAATGCAAAAGTGA
- a CDS encoding TonB-dependent receptor, with translation MKVRQHLRISAFIWLLLPVAANAASNDDSLWDIPLEELSEIRVVSIASGTATPLDKAAAITSVISAEDIAAIGATDLDQVLETVPGLHVNHSDQGFTPKYIFRGITSSFNPQALLLINGVPVTSMMFGNRGNAWSGMPVKAIKRIEVIRGPGSALYGADAYAGVINIITKSAQDIDGVSAGARAGSFDTQAAWIEASTAWNGTDISLVLEQQSTDGWRETIERDAQTNFDETFGTSASLAPGPVNMAADHFDARLDFSGDRWQLRAGLQDRRNLATGPGLAQALDPQGRYQSQRVNMDYSYHWLEIMEGLDVESRISYYNLTQEPENDVALYPPGAFGGQFPDGFLGSPGYKERQVRLDLNSIYSNFDDHRILSGVGALWADLYDVTERKNFNADFSPKGQVEDVSGDPDQVWMPEEDRKNYYVFVQDEWQFAQNWQLVSGLRYDYYADFGETVNPRAALVWATTNDLTTKLLYGRAFRAPSLNEQYVDNNPVTAGNDDLNPETIDTLELALSYQASSRLFYGVNVFYYEIDDLISAEPVSGPVSSQYQNSGKRKGHGGELEVTFQALDNLNLTANYAYQTAEDQETNESVGQAPNHQVYTRVEWQVVPTWALNTQANWVGEQKRAASDSRDPVDNYTTVDFTARTNGLWRGFDIAVSVRNAFNADVRDPSPYSDPRPAIPGDFPMPGRSAYVEAQYQF, from the coding sequence TTGAAAGTCCGCCAGCACCTCAGGATCTCGGCCTTCATCTGGCTGTTACTTCCCGTGGCGGCAAACGCAGCATCCAATGACGACTCGCTCTGGGACATTCCTCTTGAAGAACTCAGCGAGATACGGGTGGTCTCTATTGCATCCGGGACCGCAACTCCCCTGGACAAAGCTGCGGCCATTACCTCGGTTATCAGTGCCGAGGACATCGCTGCCATTGGGGCAACAGACTTGGACCAGGTTCTGGAAACCGTTCCCGGCTTGCACGTAAACCATTCTGACCAGGGCTTCACGCCAAAGTATATTTTCCGTGGCATTACCTCGAGTTTTAACCCCCAAGCCCTGCTGTTGATCAACGGTGTTCCTGTCACCTCTATGATGTTTGGCAACAGGGGTAATGCCTGGAGCGGCATGCCGGTCAAGGCAATCAAACGGATAGAGGTGATTCGCGGCCCCGGATCAGCGCTCTACGGTGCGGACGCCTATGCGGGAGTCATCAACATCATTACCAAGAGCGCGCAAGACATTGATGGGGTGTCGGCCGGGGCCCGTGCGGGAAGTTTTGATACTCAGGCCGCGTGGATTGAGGCCTCTACCGCATGGAACGGCACCGACATCAGTCTGGTGCTTGAACAGCAGAGTACCGATGGCTGGCGCGAAACGATCGAACGTGACGCGCAGACCAACTTCGACGAAACGTTTGGCACCTCCGCCTCTCTGGCGCCAGGCCCGGTGAACATGGCGGCAGACCACTTTGACGCTCGACTGGATTTCAGCGGGGACCGGTGGCAGTTAAGGGCCGGCCTGCAAGACCGAAGGAACCTCGCCACTGGACCGGGCCTGGCCCAGGCGCTCGACCCCCAAGGGCGGTACCAGTCCCAGCGGGTAAATATGGATTACAGCTATCACTGGCTGGAAATCATGGAAGGTCTGGATGTTGAATCGCGAATCAGCTACTACAACTTGACTCAGGAACCCGAAAACGACGTCGCACTTTACCCCCCGGGAGCGTTTGGGGGTCAGTTTCCAGACGGTTTCCTCGGCAGCCCCGGATACAAAGAGCGACAGGTGCGGCTTGATCTGAACTCTATCTACAGTAACTTCGACGACCATCGTATCTTGTCGGGCGTCGGTGCCTTGTGGGCAGACCTCTACGACGTCACCGAGCGCAAGAATTTCAACGCCGACTTCAGCCCCAAGGGCCAGGTGGAGGACGTTTCAGGCGACCCGGACCAGGTCTGGATGCCGGAAGAAGATCGAAAGAACTACTACGTGTTCGTCCAGGATGAATGGCAGTTTGCCCAGAACTGGCAGCTCGTAAGCGGGCTCCGCTATGACTACTACGCCGACTTTGGGGAAACAGTTAACCCTAGAGCAGCGCTGGTATGGGCCACGACGAACGACCTGACGACCAAACTTCTCTATGGCCGCGCCTTCCGGGCCCCCTCCTTGAATGAACAGTATGTTGATAACAACCCGGTCACCGCGGGTAATGATGACCTCAACCCTGAAACCATCGATACTCTGGAACTGGCTCTTTCCTATCAAGCCAGTTCCCGATTGTTCTATGGCGTTAATGTTTTCTACTACGAAATTGATGACCTTATCAGCGCAGAACCTGTTTCCGGGCCGGTCTCCAGCCAATATCAAAATTCGGGGAAGCGCAAAGGCCACGGGGGTGAACTGGAGGTGACGTTTCAGGCGCTCGACAATCTCAACCTGACAGCAAATTACGCCTACCAAACCGCTGAGGACCAGGAAACCAACGAGTCGGTCGGGCAGGCGCCCAATCATCAAGTCTATACCCGGGTTGAATGGCAAGTGGTGCCAACCTGGGCCCTGAACACTCAAGCCAACTGGGTCGGGGAGCAAAAACGGGCCGCCTCCGATTCAAGGGATCCGGTCGACAACTACACAACGGTCGACTTTACCGCCCGCACCAACGGTTTGTGGCGCGGCTTTGATATTGCGGTTTCGGTGAGAAATGCATTCAATGCCGACGTTCGCGACCCCAGCCCTTACTCGGACCCGAGGCCAGCAATTCCCGGCGACTTCCCCATGCCGGGACGATCCGCTTACGTCGAAGCGCAGTATCAGTTTTAA